The DNA window ATCTTCAAAGTCGGACAACATGATAAATTATGTTTCCTGTACCAGTATGTTATGCTTTGGGGGATTAATATTATACAGGTATAAATAGTTTGCAACGCGAGCGGATAGGATTACTATCAAGTACCTACCGCCATTGAAAGTGAAACATAACCCAATCCAAAAGTCTCGCAGATATCAGGAGATCCAAAGGggcttcctttttctttacaaattgCTGGGATCATGATAAGAAACATATTCCCCAAATTCCCTGCTCACATCAACATGGAAGTCAAATcagaagaaataaatattgtGAAAAGGAATGTCACAAGAGGGTAAACATGCGCtggaaagaacaaaaacaagtgGTAAATTCATCAAACTAGAACCACATTGATTGATATCCAAGTTATACAGGATGGTTCTGAACAAAGGCGATTCATCTACTATtgtaggagaaaaaacaaaattcaatcaaTAGGATTTCCTGTTTATCGCTTGGTTGCGACTCTAGGTGTAAAGATATTTAAACCAGGCATGTGAAGGTCCAGGTAAAGCTAATGACTCTCTGGCCGCTGCCTTTCAAATCCGAGCAACCCGAACTGCTATCACGAGGAATCAAGGGGCAATGGAATTCTATGTCTCTGGCAACTTAGCTATGACAGAAGTGTCTTGTGGCTTAGGATATGGCATTAAAACTTTGAGACTTTGAAAGACCTGCACCTGGAAAAGGCCAGATAGCATGAAGCGAGTGTTTACCTGCGGCACAGCAACCCACGATGAGGCCATGCAGGTGTGAGGGTGGTCTGGTGAATTGGACAACAAACCAGCCAAGCAAGGAACCAATGACAAATGTGATGAGAATATTGAATGGCATGAACCACCTGtatattcaatcaaatattattaaaatcagCAGCTACAATCGAACATTGAACAGCATAGGATATAACACAAATTAATCACATAAATATGACTCACATCTTCTTCATGCTGTCATATGTAATAGTTTCAGCAAGGTTGGAGGACACAAGGGCTggattgaaaacataaaatacaaCCTGttcacacaaacaaacaaaaaatgtaGTAAGTGATTCAACAGTTCTCAGCTGGGTTTGAATTCTCGGGAGCTGTCTTGGTAGACAAATTAAATACAAGCGTCAACAGCAGCTTACATTATTTACATGCTTTCTAGCATCTTCTCCCAACACATCAACATGATCAAGAGCAAGATATGATCCAATTGCTGTTATCAAAAGCACTTTCAAGACAGGAATCGATGAAGCAATCAAGAGATCCAAAAGCCCCATGTAAAAGTTTCTTTATCGAATATAGAGATGATTTTCACCAAGCTCCTGCATAAAAGACCAATGACTTGAATGAGATTCTTTTAATTGCCAACTAAAACATcaccaagaagaagaaaaccaaacaaaataaggGACATTTGAACCTCGTAGGAAGGGCGAAATTAAATGTACAAAGGCTGTCGTTGACTTCGGAAGTTATTCAGGTAACATGGAGGCAAGAAGCAGCACTGCCAAATTCAAGACAAGGCGTTTATTTCAGATCCCAAAATACCATTATTTTAAAGCAAGTGAAAGCAGAAACAAAGATCCATGGAAACAGCTGTCGAAGAAAGCTCCAAAAAACTAGTCAAAGCTGCCAATGATGTACGATAAAAcataaagaagaaattcaaTGCTAGCTTTTGTCTCCAGGGAGGATTTATTTACCTTGTCATGCAAACTTTATGTGCACATAACAGTATAGATGTAGAGATATATATGTGCGCGTGCGCGTGCAAGGAGTCAGTCCTATTCATGAAAATGGATAAGAACCtgccaagaaaaagaaattttgaaggatagaagtcaacaaaaattcaaagaaacgTTTACCTCTCGCAGTCCCtcctttgttttccttttttggaagagagaaaaaggaaataaaactaGGAAAGCAACACGTAGCATACAAAAAATGGTGGAGATTGTCTGCTTTCTCTTTGCCATTGGTGAATAAGGAAGTCAGAAAGCAGCTTACCATATTAGCCACCATTGATTTATGGACAAGAACCATTCACAATCCTAGTAACAAGTAAATGCCCACCACTCACGAACAGATTCTTTTTATACCTTCACTTATATACGATATATTTGAGTATTTCTCAGGTTTATTTTTAGCTTCAATTGCATATAGGTTGAACACAGAGCAAATCTTTACCAGCTGCATTTTTTCAATGCCTTCAACCTTTTTTTCGCTTAATTATCATTTAGAGTGGAAAAGGGCCTGAACGTAGCATTGTAAATTTATCACTTCAAATGATTGTATCTAGAGATTTCTATCTCGACACTACGAAACTTTCCACCAATTAAATCGGTCATGCTTGAtaatagaaagagaaaacaggacaaaaaagaaaatagaaataaaattatgattgataataataatttataagataaaGTGGATAATACATAATACATAATATTCTCTATATCTTCTTTAGTTATAGTAGataatacataataaaatatataaaaaattattttatctttaatatatattataatcaaatgtttatattttaaaaaataattagataatattttcttatttctctttaatttatattaaatgttaaaattaataatattataataactctaGTTATAAAACCAATACTGATCCAGTGAGTTGATTTAGAACCGGGCCGACCTGGAACTTGGACTGatctaagttaaaaaaaataaagaaatgattgacTTGACTTATCTAGTCAAGAACCCGGgtcaatttgattattttttaaaatatattttgggtCAACTAGGTTGACCTTCCTGACCGATGACTTGAATTTTATCTTGGGTCGACTCTTGAggtaaattttaaaactgtgataataatcatttttatccataTCTTGAATCAGGTCAACATGACTTGATCTTTCCAGCCCGTGACTCGGGTTTTGCTTCAGTCGACTCtcgagtcgagttttaaaataatgttgataacaacttttatccttacattgacccgggttaaccctcCTGACTCATGACCCAGATCTTACACCAGGTTGACTTTTAaatcgggttttaaaattatgataataataatttttattattatgttaactCGGGTCCACCCGAGTTAACTCGGCCCGTGACTCGGACCTTGACCGATGACCTGATTTTTGCCTCGGATCAACCCTTAAGTTgagtttttaaaactatgataataattatttttattcttatatatcttagtttgataatattaaaattaagagtTCTTTACGACgataatttaagaataaaaaataataaatagtctctgaaaatatatcatttttgtACCTCCtgttttgaaatacaaaaattcactccaaaattatctcatttaaaaatataaaaattcactttaaaattatttcaaaaacaaatttatttttatatatttatttatatatcttcaACCAAACGTATTTTATTATCCATTATGTCTAGAAAGGTATCGAAACACTATCTTATAAATTATAGAGGATTCGAGAAGGAAGAAAACACAATAGAAGAAAAGACAGaccaaatattattcaatagcaTTTAGTTATTATCTCAGgaaataaaaaaccaacaacaTGTACCTTTTATCCGTTTggttaaaatgacaaaaaatcatttcaaaattatcctagaagtattttattttatagcctTGTCCTCCAACGAAACTATTCTGACACCGTAAACaacctaaattattatttaatccaCACATAAAAACTTTCTACGGGATTTGGTGATTTTTCTTAAGCTTCTACATTCCAAAAACTTGCAATGGGACTCAGTCAAAAAAagttcaatataaaaaacaatttgtttagCCTCTGCTGCACTCAACCAGCTGCACCTTGCTTGAaaccaaaacatcaaaaaattccTTCCAGTTCCAGGTCAACAAGACGTCCATCCCTTTATCCTATCAGATTTTCCATCATACGAGGCCGGCGTTTAAAATGTGAATTCGCAGAACAGATTCTTTCTCATGATAGAAATTGTTGTGTAAATGGAACTGTTTTCTATTAATAATCGTTACTAATCGAGCTAAACAATTAAGCTGTTTCACATCCATTCTAGTTGCACAATCAGAGTAGCCGATAACCCAATCCAGGCAGAACCAGGGGTCAAAAAAGAATTCCAGGACACCAACAATAAACTTGTTGCCATCCTTCTATTCTGGTTTATGCTTTCTTCATTTGGAGTAGCAAGCCTCTCCGAGATGTGACTTTTGGAGTTCTTCTACTCAGAACTGCAAAACCCAAATAAGATATCAGATCCCAAAGGCGACgcaacaaggaaaaaagaaagcaaaatatgCTACCACAGGAGCTTCAAACAATCCACTTTGTTAACCTATAGGAACTAGAAAGCAGAAGCATCGCACCAGATCGCCATCTCTTCAACAGCCATCATAGACAAAGGAAATGTAGGCAGAGGATACATTGGACATGCCAGCATAGGCTTAAAGCGTCCCTCGAGCCACGGGGAAATGaaacaaaagaggaaaaaaacaaaaagaaagaaagaacacgaattaaaagggaaaaggaGACATGGAAATGGACAACAAATTTAACAGCTTATGGATATCTTGAGAAGCTACATGATACAAAAATAGCAGGAGAGGAGAGacagaaattaaacaaaaaaaggaaacgaCTGATTGCTTTAGGCTCATCATCCTCTACAAGGGCATTGTTATGTTCTTGGGAAACCCCGTGAACCAAGTATCTAATCCTTCCGACTTCCACGCACCAAAATCATCCATATTTTCAAGAGGAAAAAACATTAACTGTgcaattttcaaactaaaataaacaccATTCAAGCATTGCCTACAAGTCCCAACTCCACGagcaagaagaaaagggaactaaaattaacaaaaaaacgataaattataaagatatatgcaaaaaagaatcaaaaaatcaaacatcattGTGTAGTCAAGTTCCAAACTGAAATAAGGAAAGTTTTAGTTGAACTTACACTCATACAACCGAGTATTTTCCTGGTTGAGTTCCACCAGGAAGTTGGTATGTCTGGTTCGTGATGTCTTCCAAAACACGTTTTAGGTCAGCTTTAGCTCTCTTGACAGACTGTTCAGTAGGACCCTCAATGAACAAGTAGAGCTTGCGCTCTCCTGGTCCCGGCACCTTGCCTGGTGGAAAAAACTGCCCCCTGGTAGTAATGGCAGCCCCAGTCCAATCTGAAATTGGGCCCAATGTTTCCTTGTGGGTAACCTTCCACCGAGCATTTTGgggaaaatcattgatttccAGCTCTGCTTCATAATGTTCAGGCATTGCATCAGCTTGGATCCTTGCCAGGTTGTGTTGCAAATTCATGGCAGCTGCAAGTGCTGCTGCCCTGGCTGCCCCTTCATTATTTGGAACAAAAGGCAGCCCAGTAACAGAAACAACAGCTGGACCTGGATTGGGAGGAACAGGTAATCCACCATTAGAAAGCAATTGAGCAACAGAGTGAGAAATTGGTGGTGCAGGCATGGGGACTTTTGAGACAGCAGCAAGAGCAGCTATCTGCTGAGCAAGGGCAGTCTGCTGTGAGACGTCACCGACTGACTTCCGAAcaacttcatcttcatcttctgaATCAGACTTCTCATCCTCATAGCCATATTCTTTTGCCTGTGCTTTCTTTGCCGCCATTCTCTTTTCATCCTCCTCTTCATTGAATTTAAAACCACTTCCACCATAACCTGTTCCATGGGCTTGCTCAAGACCCTGATTCACTTTTGCCATAAAACCATCAGCTAGAGCTTTCAAATCTTGTGGAACAACTTGCTCAGAGAGTTCCAACGCTTTTACAAGATCTGGTGCATATCTTGCATCATCCTCGGAGATAAATGTGATGGCACAGCCTTTGCGACCAGCTCGGCCAGTCCGACCAACACGGTGAACATAATCCTCATAGTGGTTTGGAGCATCATAATTGATTACCAATTCTAGATCCTTCACGTCTAAACCTCTGGCTGCAACACTTGTTGCAATCATCAAATTGCAGACATTGGTCTTAAAATCCGAAATGGTGGATTCACGATCTGTCTGATCCTTAGCCCCATGAAGTGAGAGGCAAGGGTAACCAAACTTCAGTAAGTTCCTAAACAATGAATCACATTTGTCCTGTGATTGgacaaatatcaaaatttttcCCTTCTGGTACCATTCACCAAGTAGTTCTAAAAGCCTAAGCCACCTTTGATCTTCTGTTCTTAATTCAACCAGCTGAGTGATGTCCTTATTCACCACACTCCTCCCACCGACCTGTATTTCCACAGGTTTGTTCAGTACTTTACGAGCCAAAGTTTCAACCTGTCGAGGGAAAGTGGCAGAAAAGAGTACAGTTTGACGATCTGGGCGAATATTCTGGACAATTCTAGTGATTTGAGGTTCAAACCCCATGTCAAACATCCGATCAGCTTCATCCATAACCAGATATGTAACTCTGCGAAGATTAGTGATTTTTCCTCCACTGGTGCACAGTATGTCAATCATTCTGCCTGGAGTACAGACAACTATCTCTGTCCCCCGCTTTAATTCACTAATTTGTTGGGCAACACCAGAACCTCCATAAACAGGCACACATCTGATACTCAGGGCCTTAGCAAACTTCTTTATATCGCTGTGGATCTGCTGCACAAGCTCCCTTGTGGGTGCCATTACAAGCCCAATCGGTCCTTCTCCAGCTTCCACAGGAGGCTGGTCCTTGATATGCCTCAGCATTGGCAGCACAAACGCAAGGGTTTTGCCTGAACCAGTTTTTGCAATGCCTATGCAGTCCCGGCCACTCATGATTATAGGCAGGGCCTGAGCTTGAATTGTCATTGGCTTCTCATAATTAAGTTTCTTTATCGTCTCTAGAATTTTACTTGTGAGTCCTGTCTGGTGCCAGGTTTTAATTGGTTTTGGCACATCCTTTCCATGTAATTTTAACTCCAGTTCTTTCCTACACGCAACAACCTCCTCAGGAGTCATCCTCGAGATCTCCTTCACTTCAATATAGAAATTCTTCCGGAAAGGATTGTAATCAATCTTTGAGTGGTCAACAATGGACAGTTTCtcagcttttgttttcttcaccCTCTTCATGAACTCGTCATCATCCTCCTCTTCTAGAGGATCTTCACCATTTTCAAGATCCCCATAGTCTGAATCAGAATCTTCCCCTGGAACAATTCTCCCTAGAGATTTGTGAGAGCCTTTCTTCCTCTGTTCTCCATTGATTCGCTCTTCCTTCTTATCCTTATTCTTCAAGTCTGTTTTATTGTCATCAGCAGTATGAGTAACCAGAGTACTGTTTAGCTTCTCAACCTCAGGTAACACCATAGAATTCATAAAAGCATCAAGTGGATCAATTTCCTCATCCCCATTAACGGCATCATCCTCATTTTGTGGAGCAGAGATGTCATTCTCAGTGTCCACTACCATTGCATCTTCAACTTCTTCATCAGGTTTTGCATTTTCCTCCAGGTCCATATCCGTCTCAGATTTTCCGGTGGGAGGTGCTTCTTCATCGTCGGATTCTCCTTCAAGAGTCCAGGTTTTACCAGTCTTGGGTTCATTAACATCAGCTTCTTCCCCATGCTTTTCCCTCTCagtttcttccttcttcctccTTAGCTCTTGCCATTCCTGgactctcctcctcctcttctccatCTCCTCGTCCAATTTCTTCTGCTCCTGTTCTAACTCCTCTTCTCGGGTTTTAATCACATTCTTATCAGAGTCCTCCTCGTCACTCTTTTTCCTCGGGATCTCTTCACTGTTATCCCTGTGCCTGTTTGACCTGCTAATGCTCTGTTCGCGCACTCTCTCCTTGTAGTCATCATCATCTCTTCTTCGCCGCTTCTTATCACGATCCTTGGAATCATCATCA is part of the Populus trichocarpa isolate Nisqually-1 chromosome 2, P.trichocarpa_v4.1, whole genome shotgun sequence genome and encodes:
- the LOC7471740 gene encoding DEAD-box ATP-dependent RNA helicase 42, with protein sequence MEDVKHKSRKDDSERKEDKEDSKRSHRDRDRDRDRDRDRNGERHRDREKRERESIRRSERDKSSDSDEKEREKEKHKDRDRDRDKDRAARSRDGDKERAKDRNRDRDKDREEKKDRDKDREEKRDRDKDREEKRERAKEKEKDREREREREREKRERERERDRERERKERDREEREREKREREEREREKRERERERRTREREKCRELSSDSDDDSKDRDKKRRRRDDDDYKERVREQSISRSNRHRDNSEEIPRKKSDEEDSDKNVIKTREEELEQEQKKLDEEMEKRRRRVQEWQELRRKKEETEREKHGEEADVNEPKTGKTWTLEGESDDEEAPPTGKSETDMDLEENAKPDEEVEDAMVVDTENDISAPQNEDDAVNGDEEIDPLDAFMNSMVLPEVEKLNSTLVTHTADDNKTDLKNKDKKEERINGEQRKKGSHKSLGRIVPGEDSDSDYGDLENGEDPLEEEDDDEFMKRVKKTKAEKLSIVDHSKIDYNPFRKNFYIEVKEISRMTPEEVVACRKELELKLHGKDVPKPIKTWHQTGLTSKILETIKKLNYEKPMTIQAQALPIIMSGRDCIGIAKTGSGKTLAFVLPMLRHIKDQPPVEAGEGPIGLVMAPTRELVQQIHSDIKKFAKALSIRCVPVYGGSGVAQQISELKRGTEIVVCTPGRMIDILCTSGGKITNLRRVTYLVMDEADRMFDMGFEPQITRIVQNIRPDRQTVLFSATFPRQVETLARKVLNKPVEIQVGGRSVVNKDITQLVELRTEDQRWLRLLELLGEWYQKGKILIFVQSQDKCDSLFRNLLKFGYPCLSLHGAKDQTDRESTISDFKTNVCNLMIATSVAARGLDVKDLELVINYDAPNHYEDYVHRVGRTGRAGRKGCAITFISEDDARYAPDLVKALELSEQVVPQDLKALADGFMAKVNQGLEQAHGTGYGGSGFKFNEEEDEKRMAAKKAQAKEYGYEDEKSDSEDEDEVVRKSVGDVSQQTALAQQIAALAAVSKVPMPAPPISHSVAQLLSNGGLPVPPNPGPAVVSVTGLPFVPNNEGAARAAALAAAMNLQHNLARIQADAMPEHYEAELEINDFPQNARWKVTHKETLGPISDWTGAAITTRGQFFPPGKVPGPGERKLYLFIEGPTEQSVKRAKADLKRVLEDITNQTYQLPGGTQPGKYSVV